One window from the genome of Lachancea thermotolerans CBS 6340 chromosome B complete sequence encodes:
- the PEX13 gene encoding peroxin PEX13 (weakly similar to uniprot|P80667 Saccharomyces cerevisiae YLR191W PEX13 Integral peroxisomal membrane receptor) — MSTSVKQPRPKPWEAQGGQNTPMDDGAMITAGEAQGTRGEGAKADGNAAPEPPQKPAALGPENGVGARSGLGNAGTFLGSGGPYSSGYGGSLYGGGMGSMYSGGYNSMYGGGYGSMYGGGYGSMMGGGYGAGGMYGMNNNGAQTLAESTQATFQLIEGLIGAVAGFAQMLEATYMATHNSFFTMVSMAEQISSLKEMVGSFFGIFAAMKMLKRLLYKVTNGRAGLAPARAAAGSKSPLVQEFAKFGDASAQAKRRRRMSWKPLLVFVAAVVGFPLLLRKFIAKLSEIQQRRLGAGAVGAGAGGTLDPRNLEFARAVYDFTPENPQVEAALRKGDLMAVISKQDPLGNASEWWQVRTKKGDVGYVPSNYVELIRRTRSESS, encoded by the coding sequence ATGTCAACTTCTGTCAAACAACCTCGGCCTAAGCCGTGGGAAGCGCAGGGCGGACAGAACACACCTATGGACGATGGTGCCATGATAACAGCCGGTGAGGCTCAAGGCACGCGTGGGGAGGGTGCGAAGGCAGATGGAAACGCAGCGCCCGAGCCGCCCCAGAAGCCTGCCGCGCTGGGACCCGAAAACGGCGTCGGCGCGCGCAGCGGCCTCGGGAACGCTGGAACGTTTCTGGGAAGTGGAGGGCCTTATAGTAGTGGGTATGGTGGATCCCTTTATGGAGGAGGAATGGGCTCGATGTACAGTGGCGGATACAATTCGATGTACGGCGGAGGCTATGGTTCGATGTACGGCGGTGGGTACGGGTCCATGATGGGCGGCGGGTACGGCGCAGGCGGTATGTACGGGATGAACAACAACGGTGCACAGACGCTGGCCGAGTCTACGCAAGCGACCTTCCAGCTGATCGAGGGCCTGATAGGCGCCGTCGCCGGATTCGCACAGATGCTCGAGGCGACGTACATGGCCACACACAACTCGTTCTTCACCATGGTGTCAATGGCGGAGCAGATCTCGTCACTGAAGGAGATGGTGGGATCGTTTTTCGGAATTTTCGCCGCGATGAAGATGCTCAAGAGGCTACTCTACAAAGTTACAAACGGGCGCGCGGGCTTGGCGCCCGCGCGGGCCGCGGCAGGTTCGAAGAGCCCGCTGGTCCAGGAGTTTGCGAAATTCGGGGACGCGAGCGCTCAGGCGAAACGGCGCCGGCGGATGTCGTGGAAGCCGCTGCTGGTGTTCGTGGCTGCGGTGGTCGGGTTCCCGCTGTTGCTGCGCAAGTTCATCGCGAAGCTGTCGGAGATCCAGCAGCGGCGTCTGGGCGCAGGCGCGGTGGGCGCGGGCGCTGGCGGTACGCTGGACCCTCGCAACCTGGAGTTTGCGCGGGCCGTGTACGACTTCACGCCGGAGAACCCGCAGGTGGAGGCCGCTCTGCGGAAGGGCGACCTGATGGCCGTGATCAGCAAGCAGGACCCGCTGGGCAACGCGAGCGAGTGGTGGCAGGTTCGTACGAAGAAGGGCGACGTGGGTTACGTGCCGAGCAATTACGTAGAGCTGATCCGGCGCACGCGCAGCGAGTCCAGCTGA